One window from the genome of Microbacterium sulfonylureivorans encodes:
- a CDS encoding 3-hydroxybutyrate dehydrogenase, giving the protein MTEHDLAGKRALVTGGASGIGLACAHEFAGRGAHVIVADLNADAAAAAAAEVGGEAWVVDLSDTAALDDLTLDVDILVNNAGIQRVSPITEFDPDAFRLLLRLMLESPFLLIRAALPGMYEKGWGRVINISSAHGLRASAFKSAYVAAKHGLEGLSKVTALEGAPHGVTSNCINPAYVRTPLVEKQIADQAKVHGIPESEVIEKIMLTETAVKRLVEADEVASLAGWLASGKSGMVTGASYTMDGGWTAR; this is encoded by the coding sequence ATGACCGAGCACGACCTCGCAGGAAAGCGCGCCCTCGTCACCGGCGGCGCGAGCGGCATCGGACTGGCTTGCGCGCACGAGTTCGCGGGCCGCGGCGCGCACGTCATCGTGGCCGATCTGAACGCGGATGCCGCAGCCGCCGCGGCGGCCGAGGTGGGCGGTGAGGCATGGGTCGTCGACCTGTCCGACACGGCCGCGCTCGACGATCTCACGCTCGATGTCGACATCCTCGTCAACAACGCGGGAATCCAGCGGGTGAGCCCGATCACGGAGTTCGATCCCGATGCGTTCCGACTGCTGCTGCGGCTCATGCTGGAGTCGCCGTTCCTCCTCATCCGAGCGGCGCTGCCCGGGATGTACGAGAAGGGGTGGGGCCGCGTGATCAACATCTCGAGCGCCCACGGGCTGCGCGCGAGCGCCTTCAAGTCGGCCTACGTCGCCGCCAAGCACGGGCTCGAGGGCCTGTCGAAGGTGACCGCGCTCGAGGGAGCCCCGCACGGCGTGACGAGCAACTGCATCAATCCGGCGTACGTGCGCACGCCGCTGGTCGAGAAGCAGATCGCCGATCAGGCGAAGGTGCACGGCATCCCCGAGAGCGAGGTCATCGAGAAGATCATGCTCACCGAGACCGCGGTCAAGCGCCTCGTCGAGGCCGACGAGGTGGCATCGCTCGCGGGCTGGCTCGCCTCCGGCAAGTCCGGCATGGTCACCGGCGCCTCGTACACGATGGACGGCGGATGGACCGCACGATGA